One window of Vicinamibacterales bacterium genomic DNA carries:
- the rplF gene encoding 50S ribosomal protein L6 — protein MSRIGKKVIAVPKGVKINVQQGAVEVQGPKGKLLQALPPGIGFELSGDELQAKPLREDPALGKFHGLARSLVANAVKGVTEGFRKDLDIVGVGYRAELKGKQVHFALGYSHPVVFNVPTGIDVAIDKQTHVTITGIDRQLVGQVAADIRSLRKPDPYKQKGVRYTGEVLKKKAGKTGAK, from the coding sequence ATGTCTCGAATCGGTAAGAAAGTGATCGCGGTTCCCAAGGGCGTGAAAATCAACGTCCAGCAGGGGGCCGTCGAAGTGCAGGGGCCGAAAGGCAAGCTGCTGCAGGCGCTGCCGCCCGGCATCGGCTTCGAGCTCTCGGGAGACGAGCTGCAGGCCAAGCCCCTGCGCGAGGATCCCGCTCTCGGCAAGTTCCACGGCTTGGCGCGAAGCCTGGTCGCCAACGCCGTCAAGGGCGTAACTGAAGGCTTCCGCAAGGACCTCGACATCGTTGGAGTCGGCTACCGCGCCGAACTGAAGGGCAAGCAGGTGCACTTCGCGCTCGGCTACTCGCACCCGGTGGTGTTCAACGTGCCGACCGGCATCGATGTCGCGATCGACAAGCAGACCCACGTCACCATCACCGGTATCGACCGGCAGCTGGTCGGACAGGTCGCCGCCGACATCCGTTCGCTGCGCAAGCCGGATCCGTACAAGCAGAAGGGCGTCCGCTACACCGGTGAAGTGCTGAAGAAGAAGGCCGGCAAGACCGGGGCGAAGTAG
- the rplR gene encoding 50S ribosomal protein L18: MKTKKDRRVRIALRQRKRIAGTPERPRLRVFRSVSHIYAQVIDDMSGTTLVSAASTEPSLKPMFVSDTKGGNLKGAQALGKTIASRLQEKGITRVVFDRGGFLYHGRIKAVAEAAREAGLEF, encoded by the coding sequence ATCAAGACCAAGAAAGACCGCCGAGTTCGGATCGCGCTCCGCCAGCGCAAGCGCATCGCCGGTACGCCGGAGCGGCCCCGGCTGCGCGTCTTCCGCAGCGTGTCGCACATCTACGCCCAGGTCATCGACGACATGAGCGGGACGACGCTGGTCTCGGCGGCCAGCACCGAGCCGTCGCTGAAGCCGATGTTCGTGAGCGATACGAAGGGCGGCAACCTGAAGGGCGCCCAGGCGCTTGGCAAGACGATCGCCTCGCGGCTGCAGGAGAAGGGCATCACCCGGGTCGTGTTCGATCGCGGTGGCTTCCTCTATCACGGTCGCATCAAGGCGGTCGCCGAGGCGGCCCGGGAAGCAGGGCTCGAGTTCTGA
- the rpsE gene encoding 30S ribosomal protein S5: MFETREKVDASQLDLKDTVVNISRVTKVVKGGKNLSFSALVVVGDGHGVVGFGVGKAKEVPSAIKKGIEAAKKSLIRVPLKGTTVPHPVLGRFGAGQVLLKPAPDGTGIIAGGAVRAVVESAGIQNVLTKSIGSANHHNVVRATFQALKEMREPGSVFKLRGVDNPQEQAV; the protein is encoded by the coding sequence ATGTTCGAAACGAGAGAAAAAGTCGACGCGTCGCAGCTCGACCTCAAGGACACGGTGGTCAACATCAGCCGCGTCACCAAGGTCGTCAAGGGCGGCAAGAACCTGAGCTTCAGCGCCCTGGTCGTCGTCGGCGACGGCCACGGCGTGGTCGGCTTCGGCGTCGGGAAGGCGAAGGAAGTGCCTTCGGCGATCAAGAAGGGGATCGAGGCGGCGAAGAAGTCGCTGATCCGCGTCCCCCTCAAGGGCACGACGGTGCCGCACCCGGTGCTCGGACGGTTCGGAGCCGGACAGGTGCTGCTCAAGCCGGCGCCCGACGGGACCGGGATCATCGCGGGCGGGGCGGTCCGCGCGGTCGTCGAGTCGGCCGGCATCCAGAACGTCCTGACCAAGTCGATCGGCTCGGCCAACCACCACAACGTGGTGCGTGCGACGTTCCAGGCGCTCAAGGAAATGCGTGAGCCGGGATCGGTGTTCAAGCTCCGCGGTGTCGACAATCCGCAGGAACAGGCGGTTTAG
- the rpmD gene encoding 50S ribosomal protein L30, producing MAGKTLTITLKKSAIGFDRKQKQVVEGLGLRRLNHTVELADTPATRGMILKVRHLVEVKG from the coding sequence ATGGCCGGCAAGACGCTGACGATCACGCTCAAGAAGAGCGCCATCGGCTTCGACAGGAAGCAGAAGCAAGTCGTCGAAGGGCTCGGGCTGCGCCGCCTGAATCACACCGTGGAGCTGGCCGACACGCCGGCGACCCGCGGCATGATTCTCAAGGTCCGGCACCTGGTTGAGGTAAAGGGGTAA
- the rplO gene encoding 50S ribosomal protein L15 codes for MNLSNLRPPKGAKHAKKRVGRGHGSGHGKTASRGHKGAKSRSGFKHKRGFEGGQMPLHRRVPKRGFHNPFRVEYQVVNLDVLAEAFEAGTEVTPELLREHGLAGRSGGIKVLARGDISKKLTVRAHKFSGKAAEKIVAAGGTAEVLA; via the coding sequence ATGAATCTGAGCAATCTTCGGCCGCCCAAGGGCGCCAAGCATGCCAAGAAGCGGGTCGGCCGTGGGCACGGGTCTGGCCACGGTAAGACGGCCAGCCGCGGGCACAAAGGTGCGAAATCGCGGTCGGGGTTCAAGCACAAGCGCGGCTTCGAAGGCGGCCAGATGCCGCTGCATCGACGCGTGCCCAAGCGCGGCTTCCACAATCCCTTCCGCGTCGAGTATCAGGTGGTGAACCTCGACGTGCTCGCCGAGGCGTTCGAGGCGGGGACCGAGGTCACGCCGGAGTTGCTGCGCGAGCACGGTCTCGCCGGCCGCAGCGGCGGCATCAAGGTCCTGGCGCGCGGCGATATCAGCAAGAAGCTGACGGTGCGCGCGCACAAGTTCAGCGGCAAGGCGGCGGAGAAGATCGTCGCCGCCGGCGGTACGGCAGAGGTGTTGGCGTAG
- the secY gene encoding preprotein translocase subunit SecY: MLADSLKNIFAVSDLRKRMLFTLGLLAVYRVGGHIPTPGVNSEALTLLADQAKNSMFGLYDMFSGKNLSQMTIFALGIMPYISASIILQLLTVVWPYLERLSKEGELGRRKITQYTRYGTIVLSVVQSLGIALYLEHQTNVAGGLPLVYNPGWFFRFMTVLTLTTGTGFIMWLGEQITERGIGNGMSLIIYAGIVVNFPHAVLATVEQMRLGQIGLIRLLILVVMMVLVVAAIIFVERGHRRVTVQYAKRVVGRRMYGGSSTHIPLKVNTGGVIPVIFASSILAFPLVIKGMAAPGSFLQRAVDQIDYGMPLHNLLYLAGIIFFCYFYTAIIFNPDDVAENMRKYGGFIPGIRPGKRTAEYIDTILTRITLVGAVYLAIVALLPQFLISGLKVAPIPFIGPALDAYLPTFITQGMNVQFFFGGTSLLIIVGVAMDTVQQIESQLIMRHYDGFMKKSRIRGRRGQ; encoded by the coding sequence ATGCTCGCTGATTCGCTCAAGAACATCTTCGCGGTCTCAGATCTGCGCAAGCGGATGCTGTTCACCCTCGGTCTGCTCGCGGTGTATCGCGTCGGCGGCCACATCCCGACTCCAGGGGTGAACTCCGAGGCGCTGACGCTGCTCGCCGACCAGGCGAAGAATTCGATGTTCGGCCTCTACGACATGTTCTCCGGCAAGAACCTGTCGCAGATGACGATCTTCGCGCTGGGCATCATGCCCTACATCAGCGCGTCGATCATCCTGCAGCTGCTGACGGTCGTCTGGCCCTATCTCGAGCGTCTCTCGAAGGAAGGGGAGCTGGGGCGCCGAAAGATCACGCAGTACACCCGCTACGGCACGATCGTCCTGAGCGTCGTGCAGTCGCTCGGCATCGCGCTCTATCTCGAGCACCAGACGAACGTCGCCGGCGGACTGCCGCTCGTCTACAACCCGGGCTGGTTCTTCCGGTTCATGACCGTGCTGACGCTGACGACCGGCACCGGGTTCATCATGTGGCTGGGCGAACAGATCACCGAGCGCGGTATCGGCAACGGCATGTCGCTCATCATCTACGCCGGCATCGTCGTCAACTTCCCGCACGCGGTGCTGGCGACGGTCGAGCAGATGCGGCTCGGACAGATTGGCCTGATCCGGCTGCTGATCCTAGTGGTGATGATGGTGCTGGTGGTGGCGGCGATCATCTTCGTCGAGCGCGGCCACCGGCGCGTTACCGTGCAGTACGCCAAACGGGTCGTCGGTCGGCGGATGTACGGCGGGTCCAGCACCCACATCCCGTTGAAGGTCAACACCGGCGGGGTCATTCCGGTCATCTTCGCCTCGTCGATCCTGGCCTTTCCGCTGGTGATCAAGGGCATGGCGGCGCCCGGCTCGTTTCTGCAGCGCGCCGTCGACCAGATCGACTACGGCATGCCGCTGCACAACCTGCTGTATCTGGCCGGGATCATTTTCTTCTGCTATTTCTACACGGCGATCATCTTCAACCCCGATGACGTCGCCGAGAACATGCGGAAGTACGGCGGCTTCATTCCGGGGATCCGCCCAGGCAAGCGGACGGCCGAGTACATCGACACGATCCTGACGCGGATCACGCTGGTCGGGGCGGTCTACCTGGCGATCGTCGCGCTGCTGCCGCAGTTCCTGATCAGCGGCCTCAAGGTGGCGCCGATTCCGTTCATCGGTCCGGCGCTCGACGCCTACCTGCCGACGTTCATCACGCAGGGCATGAACGTGCAGTTCTTCTTCGGCGGCACGTCGCTGTTGATCATCGTCGGCGTGGCGATGGACACCGTGCAGCAGATCGAGTCGCAGCTGATCATGCGCCACTACGACGGCTTCATGAAGAAGTCGCGCATCCGTGGACGGCGGGGGCAGTAG
- a CDS encoding adenylate kinase — MIQPRGSALNVVMLGPPGAGKGTQSERFARTHGLPKVSTGDILREAVHAHTPLGCAARETMDRGELVGDEVVNGIVGERLHRTDTERGFVLDGFPRTVPQAEALDRMVEGRGPLVVVDIVVPEEVLLRRLAARRICGECGVNALIEWTTACGKCGGPLVHRTDDEGGVVSERLRVYHRQTAPIVDFYSGRPTFRRIDGNLPPDVVTVAMAAAIREASMAPAPVKITPGAAL; from the coding sequence GTGATCCAGCCGCGCGGGAGCGCGCTGAACGTGGTGATGCTCGGCCCGCCCGGGGCCGGGAAGGGCACCCAGTCGGAACGTTTCGCGCGGACGCACGGGCTGCCGAAAGTGTCGACGGGCGACATCCTGCGCGAGGCGGTGCACGCGCACACGCCGCTCGGCTGCGCGGCGCGCGAGACGATGGATCGCGGCGAGCTGGTCGGCGACGAGGTGGTGAACGGGATCGTCGGCGAGCGGCTGCACCGGACCGACACCGAACGCGGATTCGTGCTCGACGGCTTTCCGCGCACGGTGCCGCAGGCCGAGGCGCTCGACCGGATGGTGGAGGGACGCGGGCCGCTGGTGGTCGTCGACATCGTGGTGCCTGAAGAGGTGCTGCTGCGGCGCCTGGCGGCGCGGCGGATCTGCGGCGAGTGCGGTGTCAACGCGCTCATCGAGTGGACGACGGCGTGCGGCAAGTGCGGCGGGCCGCTGGTCCACCGGACCGACGACGAAGGGGGTGTGGTGAGCGAGCGGTTGCGAGTCTACCACCGTCAGACGGCGCCGATCGTCGACTTCTACAGCGGGCGGCCGACGTTCCGGCGCATCGACGGCAACCTGCCGCCCGACGTCGTGACGGTCGCGATGGCGGCGGCGATCCGCGAGGCGTCGATGGCGCCGGCGCCGGTCAAGATCACGCCGGGAGCGGCGCTGTGA
- the map gene encoding type I methionyl aminopeptidase, with translation MIVCKSPAEIEKMRAASQLVAEVLEQLAAMVEPGISTADLDAAAEQKVRAAGAEPAFKGYRGYPATLCASANEQVIHGIPNRAPLKAGDIISLDMGVKLGGYFGDSAITVPVGAVGDEVSALLQVTRQALEKGIAQVRVGGRISDIGHAIQSHVEAHGFSVVREFVGHGIGASLHEEPQIANYGEPGRGVRLAEGMTLAIEPMVNMGKAAVKVLPDGWTAVTRDGSLSAHFEHTVAVGKNGPDILTARQPVGRTP, from the coding sequence GTGATCGTCTGCAAATCGCCGGCGGAGATCGAGAAGATGCGCGCCGCCAGCCAGCTGGTCGCGGAGGTCCTCGAACAACTCGCGGCGATGGTCGAGCCGGGCATCTCGACGGCGGACCTCGACGCGGCGGCGGAGCAGAAAGTACGGGCGGCCGGGGCCGAGCCCGCGTTCAAGGGCTACCGCGGATATCCCGCGACGCTGTGCGCGTCGGCGAACGAGCAGGTGATCCACGGGATCCCGAACCGGGCGCCGCTCAAGGCGGGCGATATCATTTCGCTCGACATGGGAGTGAAGCTCGGAGGCTACTTCGGCGATTCGGCGATCACGGTGCCGGTCGGCGCGGTGGGCGACGAGGTCAGCGCGCTGCTGCAGGTGACCCGGCAGGCGCTGGAGAAGGGGATTGCGCAGGTGCGCGTCGGCGGCCGGATCAGCGACATCGGGCACGCGATTCAAAGCCACGTGGAAGCGCACGGCTTTTCGGTGGTGCGCGAGTTCGTCGGGCACGGCATCGGCGCGTCGCTGCACGAGGAGCCGCAGATCGCCAATTACGGTGAGCCTGGCCGCGGGGTGCGGCTCGCCGAGGGAATGACGCTGGCGATCGAGCCGATGGTGAACATGGGCAAGGCCGCGGTCAAGGTGCTGCCGGACGGCTGGACCGCGGTGACCCGGGACGGCAGTCTGTCGGCCCACTTCGAGCACACGGTCGCCGTGGGCAAGAACGGGCCGGATATTCTGACGGCGCGGCAGCCGGTCGGCCGGACCCCGTAG
- a CDS encoding translation initiation factor IF-1 produces MTVVGIVRESLPYGQYRVEIEGPRQITAHTPSGPGKNYIRVLVGDRVRLELSPRDVTRGRIVEKL; encoded by the coding sequence ATGACGGTAGTCGGGATCGTTCGGGAAAGCCTGCCCTATGGGCAGTATCGGGTGGAGATCGAGGGTCCGCGGCAGATCACGGCGCATACGCCGAGCGGGCCGGGGAAGAATTACATCCGCGTGCTGGTCGGCGATCGGGTTCGCCTGGAGCTGAGCCCGCGCGACGTAACGCGTGGCAGGATTGTCGAGAAGCTGTAA
- the rpmJ gene encoding 50S ribosomal protein L36 has translation MKVRASVKRICDKCKVVRRRGVVRVICSNQKHKQRQG, from the coding sequence ATGAAGGTACGAGCGTCGGTCAAGAGAATCTGCGACAAGTGCAAGGTCGTTCGCCGCCGCGGCGTGGTGCGGGTGATCTGCTCGAACCAGAAGCACAAGCAGCGTCAGGGATAA
- the rpsM gene encoding 30S ribosomal protein S13 — MARIAGVDLPRTKRIEVGLTYIYGIGRKRSNDILTASGVSPDVRIKDLSEDDVRKISRVIEEQGGVEGDLRKEISMNIKRLMEIGSWRGMRHRRNLPVRGQRTKTNARTRKGPRKGAIAKKKTV, encoded by the coding sequence ATGGCTCGCATTGCTGGAGTGGATCTGCCGCGGACCAAGCGGATCGAAGTCGGTCTGACGTATATCTACGGGATCGGGCGCAAGCGCTCGAATGACATCCTGACCGCGTCAGGGGTCAGCCCCGACGTGCGCATCAAGGATCTGTCGGAAGACGACGTTCGCAAGATCAGCCGGGTCATCGAGGAACAAGGCGGGGTCGAAGGGGACCTGCGCAAGGAAATCTCGATGAACATCAAGCGGCTGATGGAAATCGGCAGCTGGCGTGGCATGCGGCACCGCCGCAACCTGCCGGTGCGCGGGCAGCGCACGAAGACGAACGCGCGCACGCGGAAGGGCCCGCGCAAGGGCGCCATCGCCAAGAAGAAGACGGTGTAA
- the rpsK gene encoding 30S ribosomal protein S11, translating into MAKQEAADPNVPAEGGGKKAAGRPKKKTFKKRGEKRIIHHGLVHIHASFNNTTITITDPEGNVVAWSSAGGIGFKGSRKGTPFAATQAAIAAGNAAKAFGMRSLEVRVKGPGAGRESAIRALQTIGLDVKSIRDVTPIPHNGCRPPKRRRV; encoded by the coding sequence ATGGCCAAACAAGAAGCAGCCGATCCGAACGTTCCCGCCGAAGGCGGCGGCAAGAAGGCCGCCGGGCGTCCGAAGAAGAAGACGTTCAAGAAGCGCGGCGAGAAGCGCATCATCCATCACGGACTGGTGCACATTCACGCGTCGTTCAACAACACGACGATCACCATCACCGATCCCGAGGGGAACGTGGTGGCGTGGTCGAGCGCGGGCGGCATCGGCTTCAAGGGTTCGCGGAAGGGCACGCCGTTCGCGGCCACCCAGGCGGCGATTGCCGCGGGCAACGCCGCGAAGGCCTTCGGCATGCGCTCGCTGGAAGTGCGTGTCAAGGGCCCGGGCGCCGGACGCGAATCGGCGATCCGCGCGCTGCAGACGATTGGCCTCGACGTGAAGTCGATCCGGGATGTCACGCCGATTCCGCACAACGGATGCCGGCCGCCCAAGCGGCGGCGTGTCTGA
- the rpsD gene encoding 30S ribosomal protein S4, translating into MARYIGAVCRLCRREGMKLFLKGERCYTEKCAIEKRNLPPGQHGKLRKAKLVGYGLQLREKQKVKRIYGVLENQFRRYFETAERTRGITGETLLQLLERRMDNVIYRLGLATSRAQARQLVRHGHFTVNGKKVDIPSYSVKAGDVIGLQGRSAENPTIQHAMEEVKGRGIPEWLSFDAGTMSGRIASLPTREQINLPVQEQLIVELYSK; encoded by the coding sequence ATGGCACGTTACATCGGAGCGGTTTGCCGGCTGTGCCGGCGCGAAGGCATGAAGCTCTTCCTCAAGGGAGAGCGCTGCTACACGGAGAAGTGCGCGATCGAAAAGCGCAACCTGCCGCCGGGGCAGCACGGCAAGCTGCGCAAGGCGAAGCTGGTCGGCTACGGGCTGCAGCTGCGCGAGAAACAGAAGGTGAAGCGCATCTACGGGGTGCTCGAGAACCAGTTCCGGCGCTACTTCGAGACGGCGGAGCGGACGCGCGGTATCACCGGCGAGACGCTGCTGCAGCTGCTCGAGCGGCGCATGGACAACGTGATCTACCGCCTCGGCCTCGCGACGTCGCGGGCGCAGGCGCGGCAACTGGTGCGCCACGGGCACTTCACCGTCAATGGCAAGAAGGTCGACATCCCGTCGTACTCCGTCAAGGCCGGCGACGTGATCGGCCTGCAGGGACGCAGCGCGGAGAACCCGACCATCCAGCACGCGATGGAAGAGGTCAAGGGACGCGGCATCCCCGAGTGGCTGTCGTTCGACGCCGGCACGATGAGCGGCCGGATCGCCTCGCTGCCGACGCGCGAGCAGATCAACCTGCCGGTGCAGGAACAGCTGATCGTCGAGTTGTACAGCAAGTAA
- a CDS encoding DNA-directed RNA polymerase subunit alpha, with product MLWKGFQRPKRLEFERETLTDRFGRFYAQPFERGFGTTVGNALRRVLLSSIEGAAVTAVKIDGVLHEFSPIPGVVEDATDIILNLKQIPLKLHTDTTKTLYLRVDKAGEVRARDIEADGDIEILEPDAHIATVADHGKLHMELRVKRGRGYVSADKNFDEDLGIGWIPVDSVHSPIKKVNYLVEAARIGQNTDYDKLTVDVWTNGSVTPRDAVSLSAKLIRDHLNIFINLEDAAELSETGGSETSSATSNENLDKSVEELELSVRSYNCLKNANIRTIRELVQKTEGEMLKTKNFGRKSLNEIKEILATMGLSLGLRLDQPAAASQE from the coding sequence ATGCTCTGGAAAGGTTTTCAGCGTCCGAAGCGGCTCGAGTTCGAGCGCGAGACTCTGACGGACAGATTCGGCCGGTTCTACGCGCAGCCGTTCGAGCGCGGTTTCGGCACGACGGTCGGCAACGCGCTGCGCCGCGTGCTGCTCTCGTCGATCGAAGGGGCTGCCGTCACTGCGGTGAAGATTGACGGGGTGCTGCACGAGTTCTCGCCGATCCCAGGCGTGGTCGAGGACGCGACCGACATCATCCTCAATCTCAAGCAGATCCCGCTGAAGCTGCACACCGACACCACCAAGACGCTCTATCTGCGCGTCGACAAGGCCGGTGAGGTGCGCGCCCGCGACATCGAGGCCGACGGCGACATCGAGATCCTCGAGCCAGACGCGCATATCGCGACGGTGGCGGATCACGGCAAGCTGCACATGGAGCTGCGCGTCAAGCGCGGCCGCGGCTACGTCTCGGCCGACAAGAACTTCGACGAGGATCTCGGGATCGGGTGGATTCCGGTCGACTCGGTTCATTCGCCGATCAAGAAGGTCAATTACCTGGTCGAGGCCGCCCGCATCGGCCAGAACACCGACTACGACAAGCTGACCGTCGACGTCTGGACCAACGGCTCGGTGACGCCGCGCGACGCCGTGTCGCTCTCGGCCAAGCTGATCCGCGACCACCTGAACATCTTCATCAATCTCGAGGATGCGGCCGAGTTGTCGGAGACGGGCGGCAGCGAAACGTCATCGGCCACCTCGAACGAGAACCTCGACAAGAGCGTCGAGGAGCTCGAGCTGTCGGTCCGCTCCTATAACTGCCTCAAGAACGCGAACATCCGCACGATCCGCGAGCTGGTCCAGAAGACGGAAGGCGAGATGCTCAAGACCAAGAACTTCGGCCGCAAGTCGCTCAACGAGATCAAGGAGATCCTGGCGACGATGGGGCTGAGCCTCGGCCTGCGCCTGGATCAGCCGGCGGCCGCCTCGCAGGAATAA
- a CDS encoding GNAT family N-acetyltransferase: MTIERAASHDAWAAAELLIREYAASLGVSLEFQHFDDEITHLAREYGPPHGLMLLARGDGDDLGCGALRGLSDDACEMKRLYVRPAAQCRGIGRAIAAALIDEGRRIGYRRMLLDTLPSMHGALALYRSLGFRETEPYRYNPIAGTAFMELRFEDGRDG; this comes from the coding sequence ATGACGATCGAGCGTGCCGCCTCACACGATGCGTGGGCCGCTGCGGAACTGCTGATCCGCGAGTATGCCGCCTCGCTCGGCGTCTCGCTCGAGTTCCAGCATTTCGACGACGAGATCACCCATCTCGCGCGAGAGTACGGGCCGCCGCACGGCCTCATGCTGCTGGCGCGCGGGGACGGCGACGATCTCGGCTGCGGCGCTTTGCGCGGGCTCTCCGACGATGCGTGTGAGATGAAGCGGCTCTACGTGCGGCCGGCCGCGCAGTGCCGCGGGATCGGCCGCGCGATCGCGGCGGCGCTGATCGACGAGGGCCGGCGTATCGGCTACCGCCGCATGCTGCTCGACACGCTGCCGTCGATGCACGGCGCGCTGGCCCTCTATCGATCGCTTGGGTTTCGCGAAACCGAGCCGTACCGCTACAACCCGATCGCCGGCACCGCCTTCATGGAGCTGCGTTTCGAAGACGGCCGGGACGGGTGA
- the fusA gene encoding elongation factor G produces the protein MKVYDAASLRNVALVGHSGSGKTQLVSALLYDAGAVNRLGKVDEGTSVTDYDEEAIARKHTLSAGVAYAEWNRAKINFVDTPGMANFLSDARAGLRVADAALVVVDGVAGVEVSTEKVWEAADELALPRLIVLNRVDRERASLDRSLVSLRSAFGRTVIPIQLPIGEEKHFRGVVDLVAMKALTFANDASGKPVDGAIPGDMLGTAETAREALIEMVAEADDSLMEKFFDAGTLSQEDLTAGLKRGIAAGKIFPVVLTSATANVGIQPLLDTIVACLPSPAERALKAKTATGDEIEIPARDGGATAAFVWKTVADPFAGRITLFRVLSGTLKADATVHNVTRDTPERLGHLAVVQGKTQTNVPEIRAGDIGAVAKLKETQTSDVFGEKGATAVPPIRFPEPVISYAIEPKSRGDEEKISTALHRLQEEDPTISYTRDQQTKELLLAGQGQSHIEVTVAKLKRRFGVEVMLKLPRIPYRETIRAAVEAHGRHKKQTGGHGQFGDCKVRFEPLPAGSDFEFVNDIFGGSIPRQFVPAIEKGIQDSRMRGFLAGYPMVDFRASVFDGSFHAVDSSEMSFKMAGSLAFKDGMARARPTLLEPVMNVEVYAPSDYAGDLMGDLNSRRGRIGGMDTRGASTIIRAKVPMSEMLTYEQHLTSATGGRGSYHMEFNHYEEVPAHLHAKIIAASKAERGAELPEEA, from the coding sequence ATGAAGGTCTATGACGCCGCCAGTCTGCGCAACGTCGCGCTGGTCGGCCACTCCGGTTCGGGAAAGACGCAGCTGGTATCCGCCCTCCTTTACGACGCCGGCGCCGTCAACCGCCTTGGCAAGGTCGACGAAGGGACCTCCGTCACCGATTACGACGAAGAAGCCATCGCGCGCAAGCACACGCTCTCGGCCGGCGTCGCCTACGCCGAATGGAATAGAGCCAAGATCAACTTCGTCGATACGCCAGGCATGGCGAACTTCCTCAGCGATGCCCGGGCCGGGCTGCGTGTCGCCGACGCCGCGCTGGTCGTCGTCGACGGCGTCGCCGGCGTCGAAGTCTCGACCGAGAAAGTGTGGGAGGCCGCGGACGAGCTCGCGCTGCCGCGCCTGATCGTGCTGAACCGAGTCGACCGCGAGCGCGCCAGCCTCGACCGCTCGCTGGTGTCGCTACGCTCCGCGTTTGGCCGTACCGTGATCCCGATTCAGCTGCCGATCGGCGAGGAGAAGCACTTCAGGGGCGTCGTCGATCTGGTGGCGATGAAGGCGCTGACGTTCGCCAACGACGCGAGCGGCAAGCCGGTCGACGGCGCGATCCCCGGTGACATGCTCGGCACCGCCGAAACCGCGCGCGAGGCGCTGATCGAGATGGTCGCCGAAGCCGATGACTCGCTGATGGAGAAGTTCTTCGACGCCGGCACGCTCTCGCAGGAGGACCTGACCGCAGGACTCAAGCGCGGTATCGCGGCGGGGAAGATTTTCCCGGTCGTCCTGACCTCGGCGACGGCGAACGTCGGCATCCAGCCGCTGCTCGACACGATCGTCGCGTGCCTGCCCTCGCCGGCCGAGCGCGCGCTGAAGGCGAAGACGGCGACGGGCGACGAGATCGAGATTCCGGCGCGGGACGGCGGCGCCACGGCGGCGTTCGTGTGGAAGACCGTGGCGGACCCGTTCGCCGGACGGATCACGTTGTTTCGCGTCCTCTCCGGCACGCTCAAGGCTGACGCGACGGTGCACAACGTCACCAGGGACACCCCGGAGCGTCTCGGCCACCTCGCCGTCGTCCAAGGCAAGACCCAGACGAACGTGCCCGAGATCCGGGCCGGCGACATCGGCGCGGTCGCCAAGCTGAAGGAGACGCAGACGAGCGACGTCTTCGGTGAGAAGGGAGCGACAGCGGTACCGCCGATCAGGTTTCCGGAGCCGGTCATCTCCTACGCGATCGAGCCGAAGAGCCGCGGCGACGAGGAGAAGATCAGCACGGCGCTGCACCGGCTGCAGGAGGAGGATCCCACGATCAGCTACACCCGCGACCAGCAGACGAAGGAACTGCTGCTCGCGGGACAGGGGCAGTCGCATATCGAGGTCACCGTGGCCAAGCTGAAGCGCCGCTTCGGCGTCGAGGTGATGCTCAAGCTGCCGCGCATTCCCTATCGCGAGACGATCAGGGCAGCGGTCGAAGCGCACGGCCGGCACAAGAAGCAGACCGGCGGGCACGGCCAGTTCGGCGATTGCAAGGTCCGCTTCGAGCCGCTGCCTGCGGGCAGCGATTTCGAGTTCGTCAACGATATCTTCGGCGGCTCCATTCCGCGCCAGTTCGTGCCGGCAATCGAGAAGGGCATCCAGGACTCGCGGATGCGCGGCTTCCTGGCCGGCTACCCGATGGTCGACTTCCGCGCCAGCGTCTTCGACGGATCGTTCCACGCGGTGGACTCGAGCGAGATGTCGTTCAAGATGGCGGGCTCGCTCGCCTTCAAGGACGGCATGGCCCGCGCGCGCCCGACGCTGCTCGAGCCGGTGATGAACGTAGAGGTCTATGCACCCTCGGACTACGCGGGCGACTTGATGGGCGATCTCAACTCCCGCCGCGGCCGCATCGGCGGCATGGACACGCGCGGCGCCTCGACGATCATCCGCGCCAAGGTGCCGATGTCGGAGATGCTGACCTACGAACAGCACCTCACCTCAGCCACCGGCGGCCGCGGCTCGTATCACATGGAGTTCAATCACTACGAGGAAGTGCCCGCGCACCTGCACGCCAAGATCATCGCGGCGAGCAAGGCCGAGCGCGGCGCGGAGCTGCCGGAAGAAGCCTGA